The Chitinimonas arctica region AACGAGGGACTGGTGGGGGTTTCGCTCTTCATGGGAGGGGATTCCACCCCCAGCCGGGCGGTGGTGCAAAGCGCAGGCTTAGGGTTTCGGCTACGCGCCAAGGTCATGAAGGAAGAGTTCTACCGGGCCGGACCGGTAATGCATCTATTACTGCGCTATACCCAGGCGCTAATTACCCAGATGTCGCAAACCGCCGCTTGTAATCGGCATCACACGCTCGACCAGCAGCTATGCCGCTGGCTGCTGCTTAGCCTGGATCGCCTGCAGAGTGACGAATTGGTGATGACGCAGGAACTGATTGCTAACATGCTGGGGGTACGGCGGGGGAGCGTCACCGAAGCGGCACTCAATTTGCAGAGTGCCGGGCTGATCCGCTAAGCGCGCGG contains the following coding sequences:
- a CDS encoding Crp/Fnr family transcriptional regulator; its protein translation is MIDPPNPRDNHLLAALPDAEWLRLLPQLEAVELSLGQVLYESGSRMSHVYFPTTAIVSMLYVMENGAPAEIAVVGNEGLVGVSLFMGGDSTPSRAVVQSAGLGFRLRAKVMKEEFYRAGPVMHLLLRYTQALITQMSQTAACNRHHTLDQQLCRWLLLSLDRLQSDELVMTQELIANMLGVRRGSVTEAALNLQSAGLIR